Proteins from a genomic interval of Osmia lignaria lignaria isolate PbOS001 unplaced genomic scaffold, iyOsmLign1 scaffold0002, whole genome shotgun sequence:
- the LOC143306192 gene encoding uncharacterized protein LOC143306192, which produces MAEQISRLKVKIANAKRKITNVAKFVEGYVAERDYPVLEKRKQDIDKEFTEFENWYTELEALVEDPTHADIRTEYEEKYYAAYGKLMLFLKDVAAPINNLADPIASTHSQSIVNGVNTNIVQTSKRSLPRVNLPSFSGSYEAWLGFHDLFKSLVDDDQNIPEIEKLYHLKGCLRDEAAEVLASIELSAENYRVAWSLLKERYDNRKLIRQTHVKALLNLKHVSKEFPVRSLLDQVQKHVRALDALKEPVDHWNTLLVEIISQKLNNVIREKWEEFSGESVSPTFKELITFLQRRAQFEDVKSHQDFVGAQNLSDRKPSHAHVKQRSQHAYPTATANHSCSHCRGKHSIHNCETFKKLSPSARFEAAKKATLCINCLRPNHRVMDCTGAPCRKCHKKHNTLLHFEKQPPEATSASEPVSSSQSVVNLHAQVSSEGLLATAMVDIVNAQGKSKTCRAFLDAGSQAHFITESVASFLRLPRKSVDISVSGVEDISTEIKHSVSAILKSRFSKYSKTLEFLVLNRITKPMPSIAVNQTNLDIPNNVVLADPKFYDPSQIEVLIGVKLFYKLLCVGQISLKNHPEAVLQKTQLGWIVAGEINGSSSRNAVQCHFTTHSTPLDATLTKFWELENIPSVKVLSQEEQACEAHFKSNTQRNSEGRYIVRLPFNENKENLGESRSMALRRFHFLEKRFEKNPQLKVEYCHFLDEYKQLNHLSLLENKTLTMPGFYLPHHAVIREDSITTKIRVVFDGSARTSSGVSLNNALMVGPTIQDDLFTLLTRFRSRRYALTADIEKMYRQIQVHPDDTPYQKILFRKNPDETVNELSLDTVTYGTSCAPFLAIRTLHQLANDEGAQHPVAASVLKQDFYVDDLLTGAGTRQEAAFLRDDLIALLQKGGFPIRKWASNDPSLVPENSDNSSSTHMSLDPNATIKTLGIHWNSREDIIFYKVNTPNLVKTVTKRSILSQVAKLFDPLGLLGPIIVKAKIMIQLLWKAGVSWDESVPADIHTMWLEFKEQLPLLVKVSFNRLTIAPNFVKIQMHGFSDASEKAYGACIYMRSTDIHGNHHVSLVCSKSRVAPVKSLTLPRLELCAALLLARLYTTVKLALQLEINKVYLWSDSTITLHWINTEPHLLKTFVSNRIAEIQNLSESCEWRHVPTQDNPADLVSRGQMPQEFVDTRIWKNGPHWLSHEENFWPQKKIHLVEIPEKRAIIAAPSFANANIIDDDLIKDYSSLKSLKRVIAYVMRFIHNLRNKSQKHTGPISATEFEASTRILVLITQSIAFAREIYSLKIDGRVDNKSRLIPLKPFLDKQGILRVGGRLIHSELPKEQKHQIILPSDHHITRLIIREEHERLNHAGTQATLYSVRETFWPLNGRNVTRIIIHKCVRCFRAKPRSVDYIMGDLPQERVSCSRPFLDVGVDYCGPLYIKEKRFRNRNKIKVYVAIFVCMSTKAVHLELVSDLTTEAFMACLKRLFSRRGISRTIHSDNATNFVGAGRELIALHKLIQSDEHNTAIQKFLAEQKVTWNFIPPRSPHFGGLWEAAVRSFKHHLVRTVGDTLLTFEQLETCIIEIEAILNSRPLSPMSPDPNDLQPLTPGHFLIGGPLTSFPEMDLTDTASNRLSAWQHAQKLRQHFWRRWQKEYLHQLTIRSKWQSNLNHCIHPGTLVVIKEDNLPPLRWKLGRIVATHPGPDGITRVATIKTDTGECKRCVKKLCPLPIECSSKADENTKLCSHNSTSNT; this is translated from the coding sequence ATGGCTGAACAAATATCGCGGTTAAAGGTTAAAATCGCGAacgcaaaaagaaaaataacaaatgtaGCAAAATTTGTCGAGGGCTACGTAGCGGAACGTGATTATCCTGTCTTAGAGAAAAGAAAGCAGGATATTGATAAAGAATTCAcggaatttgaaaattggtaTACGGAATTAGAAGCGCTTGTGGAGGATCCTACCCACGCAGACATCCGTACCGaatacgaagaaaaatattacgcGGCGTACGGTAAATTAATGTTGTTTTTAAAGGATGTCGCGGCTCCAATTAATAATCTAGCCGATCCTATCGCTTCAACTCATTCACAAAGTATTGTCAACGGAGTTAATACAAACATCGTTCAAACTTCCAAACGTAGTCTTCCGCGAGTAAATCTACCGTCGTTTAGCGGATCCTATGAAGCTTGGTTGGGGTTTCACGATCTCTTTAAGTCTCTTGTCGATGATGATCAAAATATTCCTGAAATCGAGAAATTGTATCATTTGAAGGGCTGCTTACGTGACGAGGCCGCGGAGGTTCTCGCGTCGATTGAATTATCAGCAGAAAATTACAGGGTTGCTTGGTCGTTGCTAAAGGAGCGCTATGATAATCGAAAACTTATTCGCCAAACCCACGTGAAAGctttattgaatttaaaacaTGTTTCGAAAGAATTTCCCGTTCGCTCGCTACTCGATCAGGTGCAAAAGCATGTCAGAGCACTTGACGCTTTGAAAGAACCCGTTGATCATTGGAATACTCTCTTAGTCGAAATAATTagtcaaaaattaaataatgtcaTTCGTGAAAAATGGGAAGAGTTTAGTGGCGAGTCGGTTAGTCCAACCTTTAAGGAATTGATAACGTTCCTACAGCGTCGTGCACAGTTTGAAGATGTAAAATCTCATCAAGATTTTGTAGGTGCTCAGAATCTTTCGGATAGAAAACCCTCTCATGCTCACGTGAAACAACGTTCACAACACGCGTATCCGACGGCAACGGCAAATCATTCTTGTTCTCATTGTCGAGGAAAACATTCGATTCATAATTGCGAAACCTTTAAAAAACTCTCGCCATCTGCGCGTTTTGAAGCCGCTAAAAAGGCAACTCTCTGCATCAATTGTTTGCGTCCTAATCATCGCGTTATGGACTGCACAGGAGCACCTTGTCGTAAATGCCACAAGAAACACAATACTCTCTTACATTTCGAAAAACAACCACCTGAGGCAACTAGTGCCTCAGAACCCGTCTCGTCGAGTCAGTCTGTCGTCAATTTGCATGCTCAAGTTTCTTCTGAAGGTTTATTAGCCACTGCAATGGTAGATATCGTTAACGCCCAAGGAAAGTCCAAAACGTGTCGAGCGTTTTTGGATGCTGGATCACAAGCACATTTCATAACTGAAAGTGTAGCCTCGTTTTTAAGGTTACCCAGAAAATCAGTCGATATTTCAGTTTCTGGTGTTGAAGACATTTCTACAGAGATAAAACACTCGGTATCGGCGATACTAAAATCGCGATTTAGTAAATACTCCAAAACTCTCGAGTTTCTCGTTTTGAATCGAATCACTAAACCTATGCCCTCAATCGCGGTCAATCAAACAAATCTTGATATTCCAAACAACGTAGTTTTGGCTGATCCTAAATTCTACGATCCGTCGCAAATTGAGGTGCTCATTGGCGTTAAATTGTTTTACAAACTACTATGTGTAGGACAGATCTCGTTAAAAAATCATCCTGAGGCTGTGTTGCAAAAAACTCAGCTCGGCTGGATCGTAGCAGGAGAAATAAATGGTTCTTCCTCCAGAAATGCGGTTCAATGTCATTTTACAACGCATTCAACTCCGTTAGACGCGACTCTTACCAAATTTTGGGAATTAGAGAACATTCCCTCAGTTAAAGTATTATCCCAGGAGGAGCAGGCGTGTGAGGCGCACTTTAAAAGCAATACGCAACGCAACTCAGAAGGTCGTTATATCGTTAGGTTACCcttcaatgaaaataaagaaaacctaGGAGAGTCTCGTTCTATGGCTCTTCGTCGTTTCCACTTTCTAGAGAAACGTTTCGAAAAAAATCCCCAACTAAAGGTGGAATACTGCCATTTCTTAGACGAATATAAGCAGCTAAATCACCTATcgttattagaaaataaaaccCTCACTATGCCTGGCTTTTATCTCCCCCACCACGCGGTAATCAGGGAAGATAGTATTACCACAAAAATTCGTGTCGTCTTCGATGGGTCGGCAAGGACTTCGTCTGGCGTATCTTTGAACAACGCCTTGATGGTCGGTCCTACAATTCAGGACGATTTATTCACGCTATTAACTCGGTTTCGATCTCGCAGATACGCGCTTACCGCCGACATAGAAAAAATGTATAGACAGATACAAGTGCATCCAGACGACACTCCATATCAAAAAATTCTATTTCGGAAAAATCCAGACGAAACGGTAAATGAACTCTCTCTCGATACCGTTACCTACGGCACCTCTTGTGCTCCTTTTCTCGCCATTCGCACCCTTCATCAGCTCGCTAATGATGAAGGAGCTCAGCATCCCGTTGCAGCCTCTGTACTAAAGCAAGACTTTTACGTAGACGATCTGCTAACAGGTGCAGGTACACGCCAAGAAGCTGCATTTCTTCGCGACGATTTGATCGCACTCTTGCAAAAGGGCGGATTTCCCATTCGAAAATGGGCTTCCAACGACCCTTCACTGGTGCCCGAAAATTCGGATAATTCATCCAGTACACATATGTCACTGGATCCAAATGCTACTATCAAAACGTTAGGTATTCATTGGAATTCTCGGGAggacataatattttataaggtCAATACACCAAATTTGGTAAAAACCGTGACCAAACGTTCAATTCTGTCGCAAGTCGCAAAATTATTTGATCCTCTAGGACTACTTGGTCCAATTATCGTTAAAGCAAAAATAATGATTCAGCTTCTGTGGAAAGCTGGAGTTTCATGGGATGAATCAGTTCCAGCAGATATCCACACTATGTGGCTAGAATTCAAAGAACAACTACCACTGTTGGTCAAAGTCAGTTTTAATCGACTCACTATCGCTCCTAATTTTGTCAAGATACAAATGCATGGTTTTTCTGATGCAAGTGAAAAGGCTTACGGGGCTTGCATTTACATGCGCTCAACCGATATCCACGGGAACCATCATGTTTCCTTAGTTTGTTCAAAATCAAGAGTAGCACCTGTAAAATCATTGACGTTGCCACGCCTAGAGCTATGCGCTGCCCTTCTATTGGCACGTTTGTATACAACAGTCAAACTAGCTCTTCAACTTGAAATCAATAAGGTTTATTTATGGTCAGATTCCACCATAACCCTTCATTGGATTAATACAGAACCTCATTTACTAAAAACTTTCGTCTCAAATCGAATCGCGGAGATTCAAAATTTATCAGAATCTTGCGAATGGCGACACGTGCCTACGCAAGACAATCCCGCAGATTTAGTGTCGAGAGGTCAAATGCCTCAAGAATTTGTAGATACGAGGATCTGGAAAAATGGTCCTCACTGGCTCTCGCACGAAGAAAACTTCTGGCCTCAAAAGAAAATTCACTTGGTTGAAATCCCAGAGAAACGTGCAATTATTGCCGCGCCAAGTTTCGctaatgcaaatataattgATGACGATCTTATCAAGGATTACAGTTCACTTAAATCCCTTAAACGGGTGATCGCGTATGTTATGCGTTTCATACATAATCTGAGAAACAAGTCGCAAAAACATACTGGTCCCATCAGTGCGACAGAATTCGAAGCTTCTACTCGAATTCTAGTTTTAATTACACAGTCGATTGCTTTTGCAAGAGAAATTTACTCTCTAAAAATCGACGGACGGGTAGACAATAAAAGTCGGCTGATCCCATTGAAACCCTTCTTGGACAAACAGGGAATCCTTAGGGTGGGTGGCAGGCTAATCCATTCGGAATTGCCAAAAGAACAAAAACATCAAATCATACTACCTTCCGATCATCATATAACTCGCCTCATCATTCGTGAGGAACACGAAAGGCTCAATCACGCGGGAACCCAAGCAACCTTGTACTCCGTTCGTGAGACCTTCTGGCCTCTCAATGGTCGAAATGTTACGcgaataattattcataaatgtGTTCGATGCTTTCGCGCTAAACCACGGAGCGTAGACTATATAATGGGAGATCTTCCACAAGAACGCGTATCGTGTTCTCGACCTTTCCTCGATGTCGGTGTCGACTATTGCGGTCCATTGTACATCAAGGAAAAACGATTTCGTAATCGTAATAAAATTAAGGTGTACGTCGCCATTTTTGTATGCATGAGCACCAAGGCAGTGCACCTCGAATTGGTTAGTGATTTGACAACAGAAGCCTTTATGGCATGCTTAAAAAGGCTTTTCTCTAGGAGAGGAATATCAAGAACAATCCATTCCGATAATGCGACGAATTTTGTCGGCGCAGGTAGAGAACTCATTGCACttcataaattaattcaatCGGATGAACACAATACAGCGATTCAGAAATTTTTAGCGGAACAAAAGGTCACGTGGAACTTTATTCCACCACGATCCCCCCATTTCGGCGGTCTTTGGGAGGCAGCAGTAAGGTCATTTAAACATCACCTTGTCCGCACGGTAGGAGATACCTTATTAACGTTCGAGCAGCTAGAAACTTGCATCATCGAAATCGAGGCGATACTCAACTCCCGACCTCTTTCGCCTATGTCTCCCGATCCCAATGACCTTCAACCTTTGACTCCGGGCCACTTCCTAATTGGTGGTCCACTAACGAGCTTTCCTGAGATGGATCTCACAGACACGGCATCCAATCGGCTGTCAGCCTGGCAGCACGCACAGAAGCTGCGTCAACATTTCTGGCGTCGATGGCAGAAAGAATACCTGCACCAATTAACGATCCGCAGCAAatggcaatcaaatttgaaccATTGCATCCACCCTGGTACCCTGGTTGTCATCAAGGAAGACAACCTTCCTCCGTTGCGGTGGAAACTCGGACGCATCGTGGCCACCCATCCTGGTCCAGACGGCATCACAAGGGTGGCAACCATAAAAACTGATACGGGCGAATGTAAGCGCTGCGTTAAGAAGCTCTGCCCGCTCCCTATCGAGTGTTCGTCCAAAGCGGACGAGAACACCAAATTGTGTTCACATAATTCAACGTCAAATACCTAA